In the genome of Acidimicrobiia bacterium, one region contains:
- a CDS encoding DUF971 domain-containing protein: MQIPRRIEVGEGLTLVVAWTDGREDRLEAETLRIACPCAACGGDAVASGASIVGVRLVGEYALGITFGPDGHSTGIFSFDLLRRLGDEAAA, encoded by the coding sequence GTGCAGATCCCGCGGCGCATAGAGGTCGGAGAGGGGTTGACGCTGGTCGTGGCCTGGACCGACGGCCGTGAGGATCGCCTGGAGGCCGAGACCCTTCGCATCGCCTGCCCCTGCGCCGCGTGCGGGGGCGATGCCGTCGCCTCTGGAGCATCCATCGTCGGGGTACGGCTGGTGGGAGAGTACGCCCTCGGGATCACCTTCGGACCCGACGGGCACTCCACCGGGATCTTCTCATTCGACCTGCTGCGTCGGCTCGGCGACGAGGCGGCGGCATGA
- a CDS encoding aldehyde dehydrogenase family protein has protein sequence MRVSEQPELEASLKTLSLSATGWRRTSTEDKARLLRTVARRFFEVSDDLVAASLAARGVGPDRAGEDWVSGPVAVLRTWRLLAGSLEAIARTGRVAIPDGAFGTRPDGTVTVDVIPADRWDRVLYRGWKAEVWMEPGIGIDEARHHTGGAHTKPNMSPPGVAAVLGAGNVISIAPLDLAHQLFVEGRVAILKFSPVNDHIGPFVEHAFAPLVAAGFVRFAYGGPDVGEFLVHHPLVDAVHVTGSERTHDAIVFGSGEDGKRRKAEGRPLLRKQITSELGNVSPVIVVPGRWSDRDVARQARHVATQVVHNSGFNCNAAKVVVVPASWNRRQQFVDALAEAMSRRSVGSARFPGTAERYRRALTAVPRVRQMGAIDGDSVPPTLLEGLDEVSDAPVFSEEAFCQLAAVVDIDGSEPGGYLERAVGFVNQRLRGTLNVTLLVDPETARLPETRLARAVEHLEYGSVGVNVWAAAAYPLGTTPWGARPGHTLDDVQSGIGFVHNACLIDRPIKTVVSAPFRMVPEPPWSVFHRRSAATMRRLAAFEADPGPLRLAATLGAAIRP, from the coding sequence ATGAGGGTCTCGGAGCAGCCGGAGTTGGAGGCGTCGCTGAAGACCCTGTCGCTGAGCGCCACCGGTTGGCGGCGAACATCGACTGAGGATAAGGCCCGGCTGCTGCGGACGGTCGCCCGGCGGTTCTTCGAGGTGAGCGACGACCTGGTCGCCGCCTCCCTGGCGGCCAGGGGCGTCGGACCCGACCGGGCGGGCGAGGATTGGGTCTCGGGCCCGGTGGCCGTGCTGCGCACCTGGAGGCTGCTCGCAGGCTCCCTGGAGGCGATCGCTCGGACCGGACGGGTTGCCATCCCCGACGGCGCATTCGGCACGCGGCCCGATGGGACGGTCACCGTCGACGTGATCCCCGCAGACCGCTGGGACCGGGTCCTGTACCGGGGATGGAAGGCCGAGGTGTGGATGGAGCCCGGCATCGGCATCGACGAGGCCCGACACCACACAGGTGGAGCCCATACCAAGCCGAACATGTCCCCTCCCGGCGTGGCGGCCGTGTTGGGGGCGGGAAACGTCATCTCGATCGCCCCGCTGGACCTCGCCCATCAGCTGTTCGTCGAAGGCAGGGTGGCGATCCTGAAGTTCTCACCGGTGAACGACCACATCGGCCCGTTCGTGGAGCACGCCTTCGCCCCGCTCGTAGCCGCAGGGTTCGTCCGATTCGCCTACGGGGGGCCGGATGTCGGTGAGTTCCTGGTCCATCACCCACTGGTCGACGCGGTGCACGTCACCGGATCCGAGCGGACCCATGATGCCATCGTCTTCGGGAGCGGCGAGGATGGCAAGCGGCGCAAGGCGGAGGGACGGCCACTGCTTCGCAAGCAGATCACCTCCGAGCTGGGGAACGTGAGCCCGGTGATCGTGGTGCCCGGTCGGTGGTCGGATCGCGACGTCGCCCGCCAGGCGCGTCACGTCGCCACCCAGGTGGTGCACAACTCAGGGTTCAACTGCAACGCCGCCAAGGTGGTGGTGGTGCCGGCCTCCTGGAACCGCCGGCAGCAGTTCGTGGATGCGCTGGCCGAGGCCATGTCGCGACGGTCGGTCGGCTCGGCCCGTTTTCCGGGCACGGCCGAGCGTTACCGGAGAGCCCTCACCGCCGTCCCCCGTGTGCGCCAGATGGGGGCGATCGACGGCGACAGCGTGCCACCGACCCTGCTCGAGGGCCTCGATGAGGTCTCCGACGCACCGGTGTTCTCCGAGGAGGCCTTCTGTCAGCTGGCCGCCGTCGTCGACATCGACGGATCCGAGCCCGGCGGATACCTGGAGCGGGCGGTCGGGTTCGTCAACCAACGCCTGCGCGGGACCCTCAACGTCACACTGCTCGTGGATCCTGAGACCGCCCGGCTGCCGGAGACGCGCCTGGCGCGCGCCGTGGAGCACCTCGAGTATGGCTCGGTGGGCGTGAACGTCTGGGCCGCCGCCGCCTACCCGCTGGGAACGACGCCTTGGGGGGCGCGCCCCGGCCACACCCTGGACGACGTGCAGAGCGGGATCGGATTCGTCCACAACGCCTGCCTGATCGATCGACCGATCAAGACCGTGGTCTCGGCTCCGTTCCGCATGGTGCCCGAGCCCCCGTGGTCGGTGTTCCATCGTCGCTCGGCGGCGACCATGCGCCGTTTGGCGGCGTTCGAGGCCGACCCGGGCCCACTCCGTCTGGCGGCGACTCTGGGTGCGGCGATTCGGCCCTGA